Proteins from a genomic interval of Alteromonas macleodii ATCC 27126:
- a CDS encoding S8 family serine peptidase, protein MKFLNNKTVLSVAIACALPASMVNAKTFDKTLADALAASPLELQQVIVTFEGKGPATTEQITALESLGITGGVSLRNVPIVGVLANKQQVEALYQRDDVVSVWNNDPLELENHESTQITGVQALQADRDIRINGMPVSGKGIGVVVNDSGVDGTHGDLAFPDHVVQNVLAQVNLNSYSGILPITYQENVSNTDILGGHGTHVAGTVGGNGAKSGGLHAGVAPGADIIGYGSGAGLFILDTIGGFDYALTHQFDYNIRVISNSFGNTGDVGTEFNPDDPTNVVTKALADNGIITVFSAGNSGPGESTITGNFKKAPWVITVAAGNKQGELADFSSRGVDGKGGQAVVDGEVFTWEDRPTVTAPGVDVISARASLSSLGGLSAADDAEMIEPQHLPFYTVSSGTSMAAPHVSGIVALMLEANPNLQWEDVKRILQETATPMAGMDEWEVGAGYVNAYAAVTAVLDGEEVFGDTVKKNREFNAFANVAEGDSFTLPTTYLPVGESPVEEFEVTSDVSMVVASASIETATAFVLEDPAGNRYGSGIGLPVLGSSVGTAAPGMPGTWKLYSRGIGSISGVSVDPLGVTNGVGIPGTNDVNIRLLVTSGYTGIDDAVGHPAKPFIEYVVANELMDAKESGFAPDAPLTRVELADTLALSANLRQTNDGNTVNYTDVSAENAAAVNSATATGAVLGDLEMNTQPVMQADGDFFGSNMQVSKEEMAYSMVQALGLEDAAQSFDSQKVIAIVLGEAVEVEDTDAIAPEYRGYVQQALAAGLMQVEVKVEQGPFDLQPTLKAFFNPQNGVSRGEAAFILTQYAEL, encoded by the coding sequence ATGAAGTTCCTTAATAACAAAACAGTATTATCAGTAGCTATTGCTTGTGCCCTACCAGCGAGCATGGTGAATGCAAAAACTTTCGATAAAACATTGGCTGATGCGCTTGCGGCTTCGCCACTAGAACTACAACAAGTTATTGTTACATTTGAAGGTAAGGGACCTGCCACAACAGAACAAATTACAGCACTTGAATCGTTAGGTATCACTGGAGGTGTTAGCCTACGTAACGTGCCTATTGTTGGTGTGTTAGCCAACAAACAGCAAGTTGAAGCGCTTTATCAACGCGATGACGTGGTGTCAGTGTGGAACAACGACCCACTAGAACTAGAAAACCATGAGTCTACCCAAATTACGGGTGTACAGGCACTACAGGCTGACCGTGACATTCGCATAAATGGCATGCCGGTATCAGGTAAAGGCATTGGTGTAGTAGTAAACGACTCGGGTGTTGACGGCACACACGGTGATTTAGCATTCCCTGATCACGTAGTTCAAAACGTCTTAGCGCAAGTAAACTTAAACAGCTACAGCGGCATTTTACCGATTACATACCAAGAAAACGTATCTAACACCGATATTTTAGGCGGTCACGGAACGCATGTGGCAGGCACAGTAGGCGGTAATGGCGCCAAGAGCGGTGGCTTGCATGCAGGTGTAGCACCCGGTGCAGACATCATCGGTTATGGCTCGGGCGCAGGTCTATTCATTTTAGATACGATCGGTGGCTTCGACTACGCGTTAACACACCAGTTCGATTACAACATTCGTGTTATTTCTAACTCGTTCGGTAACACTGGCGATGTAGGTACAGAATTTAATCCAGATGATCCAACAAACGTTGTGACTAAAGCACTGGCTGACAACGGTATTATTACCGTGTTCTCGGCAGGTAACTCAGGCCCAGGCGAATCGACAATTACCGGTAACTTCAAAAAAGCACCTTGGGTAATTACAGTGGCTGCGGGCAACAAGCAAGGGGAGCTAGCTGACTTTAGTTCTCGCGGTGTCGACGGAAAAGGCGGACAAGCGGTTGTCGATGGTGAAGTGTTCACATGGGAAGACCGTCCTACCGTAACGGCGCCAGGAGTAGACGTTATTTCTGCTCGCGCATCACTGTCTAGCCTAGGCGGTTTGAGCGCAGCTGACGACGCGGAAATGATTGAACCGCAACACCTACCGTTTTATACCGTATCTAGCGGTACTTCAATGGCTGCGCCGCACGTGTCAGGTATTGTTGCATTAATGCTAGAAGCGAATCCAAACCTTCAGTGGGAAGATGTGAAGCGTATTCTTCAGGAAACCGCAACACCAATGGCTGGTATGGACGAGTGGGAAGTGGGCGCTGGTTATGTTAACGCTTATGCTGCGGTAACTGCAGTGCTTGACGGTGAAGAAGTATTTGGCGATACCGTGAAGAAAAATCGCGAATTTAACGCATTTGCTAATGTTGCTGAAGGCGATAGCTTTACGCTACCTACGACTTACCTACCCGTTGGTGAGTCACCTGTAGAAGAGTTTGAAGTAACGTCTGACGTATCTATGGTGGTGGCGAGCGCGTCAATTGAAACGGCAACAGCGTTCGTACTAGAAGACCCGGCAGGCAACCGTTATGGCTCTGGTATCGGCCTACCTGTTCTAGGTTCTTCTGTTGGCACAGCTGCGCCGGGTATGCCGGGTACATGGAAACTATATAGCCGCGGTATTGGCAGCATTAGTGGTGTGTCAGTTGACCCACTAGGTGTTACAAACGGTGTGGGTATCCCTGGCACTAACGATGTGAATATTCGCTTGTTAGTCACATCAGGCTATACCGGTATTGATGATGCAGTAGGTCACCCAGCTAAACCATTCATTGAATACGTAGTAGCAAATGAGCTAATGGATGCAAAAGAAAGTGGGTTTGCGCCAGACGCACCACTAACTCGAGTAGAGCTTGCTGATACGCTAGCGCTTAGTGCGAACCTTCGTCAAACCAACGACGGTAACACAGTTAACTACACCGATGTGAGTGCAGAAAATGCTGCAGCGGTAAACTCTGCCACAGCGACAGGTGCGGTGTTGGGAGATTTAGAGATGAATACGCAGCCCGTAATGCAAGCTGATGGTGACTTCTTTGGTAGCAACATGCAGGTGAGCAAAGAAGAAATGGCGTACTCAATGGTTCAAGCGTTGGGTCTTGAAGATGCAGCGCAAAGCTTTGACTCTCAGAAGGTTATCGCAATTGTTCTTGGTGAAGCGGTGGAAGTTGAAGACACCGATGCGATTGCTCCTGAGTATCGCGGCTATGTTCAACAAGCACTGGCTGCAGGGCTAATGCAGGTAGAAGTAAAAGTAGAGCAAGGCCCATTTGACCTACAGCCTACGCTTAAAGCCTTCTTTAATCCACAAAATGGGGTATCAAGAGGCGAAGCCGCGTTTATCCTAACGCAATACGCAGAACTTTAG
- a CDS encoding ankyrin repeat domain-containing protein — translation MSFLKQTLTAALFVVATFTSFYTSAVSDATTQADTQQSATRPNMETLKARYFDAAREGDSAMLSAFYQAGLDVNVADEKGYTALILAAYHGHTDTVNFLISEANANPCQEDNRGNTALMGAIFKGHVSVAKQLVFADCDIDEENEQGQTALMFASLFDRQEIINTLIDKGANPAHMDKAGNSVADIALSQGNYELAKVLREQNAN, via the coding sequence ATGTCTTTTTTAAAGCAAACACTTACGGCAGCACTGTTCGTCGTTGCCACCTTCACCAGTTTTTATACTAGTGCGGTAAGTGACGCAACCACTCAAGCTGATACTCAACAAAGTGCAACTAGGCCTAATATGGAGACCTTGAAAGCACGTTATTTTGATGCAGCGCGGGAAGGTGATAGCGCCATGCTGAGTGCGTTTTATCAAGCCGGTTTAGATGTTAATGTGGCCGATGAAAAAGGCTACACCGCACTTATTCTTGCGGCGTACCATGGGCATACCGACACCGTGAACTTTCTTATCAGCGAAGCTAATGCCAACCCATGTCAAGAAGACAACCGCGGAAACACCGCACTTATGGGGGCCATATTTAAAGGTCACGTCAGTGTAGCTAAGCAATTGGTTTTTGCCGATTGCGATATAGATGAAGAAAACGAGCAAGGCCAAACGGCGTTGATGTTCGCAAGCCTTTTCGATAGACAAGAAATTATCAATACGCTTATCGATAAAGGGGCTAACCCAGCTCACATGGATAAAGCGGGTAATTCGGTAGCGGATATCGCTCTTTCGCAAGGTAATTACGAACTAGCAAAAGTACTACGCGAACAAAACGCTAATTAA
- a CDS encoding catalase: MRTSMKSTLTKFVLGGVAASMLTLGVSADTLTRQNGAPVGDNQNSQTAGPWGPVLLQDSHLIEKLAAFDRERIPERVVHARGTGVYGYYENLVDLSDETLAAPFQSAGKKTDVFVRFSSVVHGHLSPETLRDPRGFAVKFYTEQGNWDLVGNNFPVFFIRDAIKFPDMVHAFKPSPVTNKQEPKRIFDFFSHVPESTHTLTMLFSDYGTPASYLNMDGSGVHAFKFVDDEGNYKYVKFTWKSNQPIKNFTNEEAMKVQGMDMQPHTTDIYTRIGEKGETASWDLYLQELEPEQLDDFEFNPLDTTKIWPESLVPAKKIGRLVLNRVPDNFFEETEQAAFAPSNLIPGIEPSEDRMLQGRLFSYADTQRYRLGVNAYRIPVNSPKNAVINNHEQHGQLRTTSTARDVNYQPSRRLDLNEDPAFRYSSKPLAGMTQQIPFYKEQNFKQAGEFFRNLTKEGQQNLIYNLGGALASVPEEEIRVIISAYMYNADKDYGAGVAKLAKAPMSKVRQTAKDLMEQQAARAAKAKQVAESLTALMQ, encoded by the coding sequence AGGCGGCGTAGCTGCCAGTATGCTTACCTTAGGCGTAAGCGCCGATACACTAACACGTCAAAATGGTGCCCCCGTAGGCGATAATCAAAACTCGCAAACAGCAGGCCCATGGGGACCGGTTTTACTACAAGATTCGCACCTTATTGAAAAGCTAGCGGCATTTGACCGCGAACGTATTCCTGAGCGCGTTGTTCACGCACGTGGTACAGGCGTTTATGGATATTATGAAAACCTGGTCGACCTTTCAGATGAAACACTGGCTGCGCCGTTTCAATCAGCGGGTAAAAAGACCGACGTTTTTGTTCGTTTTTCATCGGTAGTACATGGTCATCTGTCACCTGAGACGCTGCGTGACCCGCGTGGCTTTGCGGTGAAGTTTTATACCGAACAAGGTAACTGGGATCTCGTCGGTAACAACTTCCCGGTTTTCTTTATTCGCGATGCAATCAAGTTCCCAGATATGGTGCATGCATTTAAACCATCGCCGGTAACGAACAAGCAAGAGCCTAAGCGCATTTTTGATTTCTTCTCGCACGTACCAGAGTCAACGCACACGTTAACTATGCTTTTCTCTGACTACGGCACACCGGCAAGCTATCTAAATATGGATGGTTCGGGTGTACATGCTTTCAAGTTTGTTGATGACGAAGGTAATTACAAGTACGTGAAGTTCACATGGAAGTCGAACCAGCCAATAAAGAACTTTACCAATGAAGAAGCCATGAAAGTGCAGGGAATGGATATGCAGCCGCATACTACCGACATCTACACGCGAATTGGTGAAAAAGGTGAAACAGCGTCTTGGGATCTTTATTTACAAGAGCTGGAGCCAGAGCAATTGGATGATTTTGAGTTTAACCCACTTGATACCACTAAGATTTGGCCTGAATCGCTTGTGCCGGCTAAAAAGATTGGTCGTCTAGTGCTTAATCGTGTACCAGATAACTTCTTTGAAGAAACTGAACAAGCGGCATTTGCACCGAGTAATTTAATTCCTGGTATTGAGCCGTCAGAAGACAGAATGCTTCAAGGTCGTTTGTTCTCGTATGCTGATACACAGCGCTATCGCCTAGGAGTTAACGCGTACCGCATTCCGGTTAATTCACCTAAAAATGCGGTTATTAATAACCACGAACAGCATGGTCAGCTTCGAACGACTAGCACTGCGCGCGACGTGAATTATCAGCCAAGTCGACGTCTTGATCTTAACGAAGATCCAGCGTTCCGTTACTCAAGCAAGCCGCTTGCAGGTATGACGCAACAAATTCCGTTCTACAAAGAACAGAACTTCAAGCAAGCGGGTGAGTTTTTCAGAAACCTAACCAAAGAAGGCCAGCAAAACCTGATTTATAACCTAGGTGGAGCACTGGCATCGGTGCCTGAAGAAGAAATTCGCGTCATTATTAGTGCTTATATGTACAACGCTGATAAAGACTACGGTGCAGGTGTAGCAAAATTAGCGAAAGCACCAATGTCTAAAGTTCGTCAAACGGCGAAAGACTTAATGGAACAGCAAGCTGCACGTGCCGCTAAAGCAAAGCAAGTTGCTGAAAGCCTAACCGCACTAATGCAATAA